A single Microbacterium protaetiae DNA region contains:
- a CDS encoding peptidoglycan-binding protein, with product MTSALSVLITLVAVAFVRSPAQVAAETSPPPLTVLTAKVTEGSVAEPLRFSGEVSLGDLVAFTVRPSDASAAIVTKLPAAVGETVREGAAVIEISDRPVIYLKGKIPLLRDLHVGDHGPDVLRLQRALKSWGGAPEPDGVFGAGTAAALRALYQGAGYSAPIDSSALRSELMFGNGDTARVVALGGAVGEAAGAPAVKVATSPPEVTADIAETTSQKLAVGAKVTVSGAAIGGEHSGRIVAISGLMKSDAGTYQVHVRVSTSDPLRFEAVQSPVDIIVTPDDKPKSGLVVPLSAVYSDAVGRPFVRRIVGGAQARVFVTVGETGGGQALIRVANGGLDIGDDVVVGAQ from the coding sequence TTGACCTCGGCGCTGTCTGTTCTGATCACCCTAGTGGCGGTAGCGTTCGTGCGATCCCCGGCGCAAGTGGCTGCCGAGACCTCCCCCCCTCCACTGACGGTGCTGACCGCGAAGGTTACCGAAGGGTCGGTTGCCGAACCACTCAGATTTTCTGGAGAGGTGTCACTGGGCGACTTGGTCGCGTTCACAGTTCGTCCTTCAGATGCATCGGCCGCCATCGTCACGAAGTTGCCGGCCGCGGTTGGCGAGACGGTGCGAGAGGGGGCGGCCGTCATCGAGATCAGCGACCGCCCGGTGATTTACCTCAAGGGCAAGATCCCCTTGCTGCGCGATCTGCATGTGGGCGATCACGGGCCGGATGTCCTACGCCTCCAACGTGCACTCAAGTCATGGGGCGGCGCACCTGAACCAGACGGTGTATTCGGTGCGGGGACTGCCGCGGCTTTGCGCGCTCTCTACCAGGGAGCGGGCTACAGCGCTCCAATAGATTCTTCGGCACTGAGGAGTGAGCTGATGTTCGGGAATGGGGATACCGCTCGTGTCGTGGCGCTCGGTGGGGCTGTTGGAGAGGCCGCGGGCGCACCGGCGGTGAAGGTCGCTACGAGCCCCCCCGAGGTTACGGCTGACATAGCCGAAACCACATCGCAGAAGCTCGCTGTCGGCGCGAAAGTAACCGTCTCCGGGGCCGCGATCGGGGGTGAACATTCCGGAAGGATCGTCGCCATCTCCGGCTTGATGAAGTCCGATGCCGGAACATATCAAGTCCACGTGCGGGTCTCCACTTCCGATCCACTGCGCTTCGAGGCCGTTCAAAGTCCGGTCGACATCATTGTCACACCCGACGACAAGCCGAAATCTGGGCTGGTCGTTCCCTTATCTGCGGTGTATTCGGACGCCGTAGGCCGGCCTTTTGTCCGGCGAATTGTGGGAGGGGCCCAGGCTCGAGTATTTGTCACAGTGGGTGAGACGGGAGGAGGACAGGCTCTCATCCGGGTGGCGAACGGGGGGCTCGACATCGGAGACGACGTAGTGGTGGGAGCGCAATGA